The Dermacentor variabilis isolate Ectoservices chromosome 4, ASM5094787v1, whole genome shotgun sequence genome contains the following window.
CTAATTGATGTGTTTTTACCAATACCGTTGTACCGCTCCATCTATCAACTAGGACCAGAACGAGACGTATTAAAACGAGTTCGAAAAATGCCAGTAAGAGCGTCATCTAAATCATTCTTTTTCCAACTGCACACGGGCACGCTCGCTGTAAAACCGTGGCTTCAAAGCAAAGGTATCTTTGTCCCATGGGGACTACACTGCCTGATATGTCGAAAGGAGGAAACGATAGAACacatctttttggactgtcacgATGCTTTTTTCTTGTGGGACATCCTTAAACGGACACTTCAGAAAGATTTGCCAGTAACACCCTTTGGTATCCGATTCTTGCCATGTGAAGATCCAGATGAAATGCCATGTGACATGTTCATGTTACTGTGTTTGCATAGTGTGTGGAAAACGAGGATGGCGGTCAGAAATGCGGATGTCAACGCAAGATCGGCCATGCAAAACTTCAGTGAGAACTGTGTGTACATACGAGATGTTCTCAAAATCCAGAGGAACCCACCGGATTGGATACCTGTGCTCGATAAGCTGGCTTCTCTGAAGCCATTTTAGCTTCACACTCCAGCCATGAAAAGGCTCACGCGTCTTTTATTGTACTTGTAAAATTGTATTTAAGAGTTCTGTGTTTGGAAGTGCCaaaccggtaataaagaaaaaaaaaagcgtcggtggttcagtggtagaatactcgcctgccacgccggtggcccgggttcgattcccgaccgaCGCAGCTTCCTATTttgaaaggagctgtgagatataacggaatgatccaaacaatgtattggaatctgccacagggcgtcggtggttcagtggtagaatactcgcctgccacgcgggtggcccgggttcgattcccggccgacgcagcttcctattttgaaaggagctgtgagataaaacGGAATGATCCTAACAATGTATTGGAATCTGCCacagggcgtcggtggttcagtggtagaatactcgcctgccacgcgggtggcccgggttcgattcccggccgacgcagcttcctattttgaaaggagctgtgagataaaacggaatgatccaaacaatgtattggaatctgccacagggcgtcggtggttcagtggtagaatactcgcctgccacgcgggtggcccgggttcgattcccggccgacgcagcttccgttttttgaaaggagctgtgagataaaacAGAATGATGCAAACAATGTATTGGAATCCGCCAtagggcgtcggtggttcagtggtagaatactcgcctgccacgcgggtggcccgggttcgattcccggccgaagCAGCTTACTATTttgaaaggagctgtgagataaaacggaatgatccaaacaatgtattggaatctgccacagggcgtcggtggttcagtggtagaatactcgcctgccacgcgggtggcccgggttcgattcccggccgacgcagcttcctattttgaaaggagctgtgagataaaacggaatgatccaaacaatgtattggaatctgccacagggcgtcggtggttcagtggtagaatactcgcctgccacgcgggtggcccgggttcgattcccggccgacgcagcttccgttttttgaaaggagctgtgagataaaacggaatgatccaaacaatgtattggaatctgccacagggcgtcggtggttcagtggtagaatactcgcctgccacgcgggtggcccgggttcgattcccggccgacgcagcttcctattttgaaaggagctgtgagataaaacggaatgatccaaacaatgtattggaatctgccacagggcgtcggtggttcagtggtagaatactcgcctgccacgcgggtggcccgggttcgattcccggccgacgcagcttcctattttgaaaggagctgtgagataaaacggaatgatccaaacaatgtattggaatctgccacagggcgtcggtggttcagtggtagaatactcgcctgccacgcgggtggcccgggttcgattcccggccgacgcagcttcctattttgaaaggagctgtgagataaaacggaatgatccaaacaatgtattggaatctgccacagggcgtcggtggttcagtggtagaatactcgcctgccacgcgggtggcccgggttcgattcccggccgacgcagcttcctttttttgaaaggagctgtgagatagAACAGAATGATGCAAACAATGTATTGGAATCCGCCATAGGGCGTCGGTGAACAATCTGGGTCCCAGATCAATTGGCAAAAAAGCATCGGTATATGGCACGGTCATTGGGACATTATACCAGCTCACTTTGCAAACATCCGGTGGTCAACAACGCCAACTAAGTACTTGGGTGTGCCGCTCGAGCACTATAATGATACCGCACAGTACTGGTCCGATGAAGctgatagaatgagtgaaaaatCAAAGGGTTGGCTTGGCCAAGATTTGTCAATGTTTGGACGTGCATCTGTGTGCAATCTCTTTTTAGTAGCGAAAGTGTGGTATATTATGCAAGTGTTGTCAATGTGTCGCTCAAGTGTGCAAAAAATGCATCGTGTATTTGCCGTATTCATATGGGCTTCCAGTTGGGAGAGGATAAGCAGAACCAATTTGTTTCGTTCAGCTCGAAGTGGTGGGCTAGGTCTGTCGCATTTGTTTATCAGACAAATtgtgtcgcgttttcttttttttcgggatcagagaaatgattttctacgcacagtaattcaagttcgtttgggaaaagcactgccgcaatatgttgtaacgaccagtgatgtgaagggaggaagtattaggggatatctgcgcgaagtggttgattcacttcgtatgttgcgtgtgcggttttccatggaatatctgtgctctgtgacaagaaaaacactgtataaagacttagttgatacaatgttgccaataccattgtacaggtctgtaaactggggaggccaaggagatgatgtacttaaacgggtgaaaaaaatgccagttagaccctctcaaaaaacgtttttctttaagctacacacaaacacgctacccgtaaaaacatggttagacgaaaaaggaatatatgtgccatggacagtaaactgcttactttgtaaaaagccagagaccattgaacacgttttcatcgattgctgggacccaacatttcattgggatatcttacaacgtacacttaaaaaagaactaccgattacacctcttggtattcgatatttgccaaccgataacgaaggaggagttccgtacgatctgtttatgctccttggcctccacagtctgtggaaaacgagaatggcaGTGCGACACTCGGATGTCGATACCCGTCCGGCGAGAATAAACTTCATCGAAAGTGTCGCGTATATTCGGGAAATATATCGTGCCCAGAGTGAGCCTCCCGAGTGGGTGGCTATTCTTGATGAACTGATCAAGGTGAAGCGATTTTAATGTATAATGTTAGccaaagtgtggttgacatgttttagcatttgaatttgttcttggtttgtgctgcaaacaggcaataaagaaaaaaaaaagcgtcggtggttcagtggtagaatactcgcctgccacgcgggtggcccgggttcgattcccggccgacgcagcttcctattttgaaaggagctgtgagataaaacggaatgatccaaacaatgtattggaatctgccacagggcgtcggtggttcagtggtagaatactcgcctgccacgcgggtggcctgggttcgattcccggccgacgcagcttcctattttgaaaggagctgtgagataaaacggaatgatccaaacaatgtattggaatctgccacagggcgtcggtggttcagtggtagaatactcgcctgccacgcgggtggcccgggttcgattcccggccgacgcagcttcctttttttttttgaaaggagctgtgagataaaacGGAATGATCCAAACAATGTATTGGAATCCGCCAtagggcgtcggtggttcagtggtagaatactcgcctgccacgcgggtggcccgggttcgattcccggccgacgcagcttcGTTCCTTTGAAAGGAGCTGCGAGATAAAGCAGCATAaagcagtagccgcgggttccgCGGAGAGCGgaccgtcgacgttagaccacgTGATGGACGtcaccgaggcggaggaagcggccaaggCAGCTGGAAACAGCAACGTGGCGGCCGAAACGCGGTATGTCGGGCTCTTCACGAGCGGCTTCAGCGACCCTTTTGGGCCGCGGTATCAGGTCAACTGAAAAACCAGGTAAGGACTACCAAATGATTTTACCAACGCTGCCAACAGGTGCGTCCGTTCTGCATACTGTATTTTGACATGGTGACGTTAAGGCGAGGCCTTACAGAGTGGAACATTTTCGAGACGCTCTTACACGGCTGTCTCTCGTGCCGGAAGTGGTTGCACTGGGTGCACATCAAATGAACCATCTGTGGGCGGTGACTTTGAAGGACGAAGAAGGGAAAAAGAGGATTATCGCTGCAGACGCGTTTGATGTCAAAGACCAccgctgtgtggtcgtcgacccGTGTGACAGA
Protein-coding sequences here:
- the LOC142578408 gene encoding uncharacterized protein LOC142578408, encoding MSEKSKGWLGQDLSMFGRASVCNLFLVAKVWYIMQVLSMCRSSVQKMHRVFAVFIWASSWERISRTNLFRSARSGGLGLSHLFIRQIVSRFLFFRDQRNDFLRTVIQVRLGKALPQYVVTTSDVKGGSIRGYLREVVDSLRMLRVRFSMEYLCSVTRKTLYKDLVDTMLPIPLYRSVNWGGQGDDVLKRVKKMPVRPSQKTFFFKLHTNTLPVKTWLDEKGIYVPWTVNCLLCKKPETIEHVFIDCWDPTFHWDILQRTLKKELPITPLGIRYLPTDNEGGVPYDLFMLLGLHSLWKTRMAVRHSDVDTRPARINFIESVAYIREIYRAQSEPPEWVAILDELIKVKRF